One region of Oryza sativa Japonica Group chromosome 10, ASM3414082v1 genomic DNA includes:
- the LOC4349281 gene encoding xyloglucan endotransglucosylase/hydrolase protein 31 — protein MARPGSGNIPGSACIPLLILLLLLLLLHPSEAQPSPGYYPSKMFRSMAFYEGYSTLWGPQHQTLSQDQKSLTLWMDRSSGSGFKSTRSYRNGYFGASIRVQPGYTAGVNTAFYLSNTEQYPGHHDEIDMELLGTVPGEPYTLQTNVYVRGSGDGNIVGREMRFHLWFDPTAGFHHYAILWNPDQILFLVDDVPIRRYEKKVEGTFPEREMWAYGSIWDASDWATDGGRYRADYRYQPFVSRFADLKVGGCATAAPPACSPVPASSGGGSAALSPQQEAAMAWAQRNAMVYYYCQDYSRDHTFYPEC, from the exons ATGGCAAGGCCTGGTAGTGGTAACATCCCAGGATCAGCATGCATTCCTCttctgattctgctgctgctgctgctgctactgcatcCATCAGAAGCTCAGCCTTCTCCTGGCTACTACCCAAGCAAGATGTTCAGGTCGATGGCCTTCTATGAAGGGTACAGCACCCTGTGGGGCCCACAGCACCAGACCCTGTCCCAGGATCAGAAGTCTCTCACCCTGTGGATGGACCGTAGCTCAG GGAGCGGGTTCAAGTCGACACGGTCGTACCGGAACGGCTACTTCGGGGCGTCGATCAGGGTGCAGCCGGGCTACACCGCCGGCGTCAACACGGCCTTCTAC CTGTCGAACACGGAGCAGTACCCGGGGCACCACGACGAGATCGACATGGAGCTGCTGGGGACGGTGCCGGGGGAGCCGTACACGCTGCAGACGAACGTCTACGTGCGCggctccggcgacggcaacaTCGTCGGCCGCGAGATGCGCTTCCACCTCTGGTTCGACCCCACCGCCGGCTTCCACCACTACGCCATCCTCTGGAACCCCGACCAAATCTT GTTCTTGGTGGACGACGTGCCGATCAGGAGGTACGAGAAGAAGGTGGAGGGGACGTTCCCGGAGCGGGAGATGTGGGCGTACGGATCCATCTGGGACGCCTCCGACtgggccaccgacggcggccgCTACCGCGCCGACTACCGCTACCAGCCCTTCGTCTCCCGCTTCGCCGACCTCAAGGTCGGCggctgcgccaccgccgcgccgccggcgtgcaGCCCCGTGCCGGCGtcgtccggcggcggctccgcggCGCTCAGCCCGCAGCAGGAGGCCGCCATGGCGTGGGCGCAGCGCAACGCCATGGTCTACTACTACTGCCAGGATTACTCCAGGGATCACACCTTCTACCCCGAGTGCTGA
- the LOC4349275 gene encoding probable protein phosphatase 2C 72, translating to MLSAAMEYLRSCWGPASSPAGRPRKGSDAAGRQDGLLWYKDAGQLVAGEFSMAVVQANNLLEDHSQVESGPLSTTDPNLQGTLVGVYDGHGGPETARYINDHLFNHLRGFASEHKCMSADVIRKAFRATEEGFFSVVSSQWSMRPQLAAVGSCCLVGVICAGNLYIANLGDSRAVLGRLVKGTGEVLAMQLSAEHNASFEEVRRELQAAHPDDPHIVVLKHNVWRVKGIIQITRSIGDVYLKKPEFNREPLHSKFRLQETFRRPLLSSEPAIVVHQLQTTDQFIIFASDGLWEHISNQEAVDLVQHNPRNGIARRLVKAAMQQAAKKREMRYSDLKKIDRGVRRHFHDDITVVVVFFDSNAITTANWSRPSVSLRGGGVTLPANSLAPFSVPT from the exons ATGCTATCTGCTGCGATGGAATACTTGAGATCTTGCTGGGgcccggcgtcgtcgccggccgggcGCCCCCGCAAAGGATCGGATGCGGCGGGGCGGCAGGATGGGCTGCTGTGGTACAAGGACGCCGgccagctcgtcgccggcgagttCTCGATGGCCGTGGTCCAGGCCAACAACCTGCTCGAGGACCACAGCCAGGTGGAATCCGGGCCACTGAGCACCACGGATCCCAACCTGCAGGGCACTCTTGTGGGCGTCTATGATGGGCATGGAGGCCCGGAGACGGCGCGCTACATCAATGACCATCTCTTCAACCATCTGAGGG GATTTGCTTCTGAGCACAAGTGCATGTCAGCGGATGTGATTCGGAAGGCGTTTCGAGCAACTGAGGAGGGATTCTTTTCTGTAGTTAGTAGTCAATGGTCGATGAGGCCTCAATTAGCGGCAGTAGGCTCTTGCTGTCTGGTTGGTGTGATCTGTGCTGGAAATCTATATATTGCAAACCTTGGCGATTCCCGTGCTGTTCTCGGTAGACTTGTGAAGGGAACTGGGGAGGTTCTGGCTATGCAGTTGTCAGCAGAACACAATGCATCCTTTGAAGAGGTCAGGCGAGAGCTGCAGGCAGCACATCCTGATGATCCCCATATTGTGGTTCTAAAGCACAATGTTTGGCGTGTGAAGGGTATTATCCAG ATAACAAGATCCATTGGAGATGTGTATCTGAAGAAACCGGAGTTCAACAGAGAACCTTTGCATAGCAAATTTCGGCTTCAAGAAACTTTCAGGAGGCCTCTTCTTAGTTCTGAACCAGCTATTGTTGTACACCAATTACAGACAACTGATCAGTTCATCATTTTTGCATCTGATGGACTATGGGAGCATATTAGTAATCAGGAAGCAGTTGATCTTGTCCAACATAATCCCCGCAAT GGGATTGCTAGAAGACTAGTAAAGGCTGCAATGCAGCAGGCAGCAAAAAAGAGGGAGATGAGGTATTCAGATCTGAAGAAAATTGATCGTGGGGTAAGGCGGCACTTCCATGATGATATAACAGTTGTTGTGGTGTTCTTTGATTCGAATGCCATAACCACTGCTAACTGGAGCCGACCTTCAGTTTCTCTTCGAGGGGGTGGTGTTACTCTCCCTGCAAATTCCCTTGCTCCATTCTCAGTTCCTACATAG
- the LOC4349276 gene encoding putative magnesium transporter MRS2-G: MGRRSGGRKLPFFASNASTSSSTKRTRSARRLPSLTRPRASSSPSPASPSPPPPSASHPAPPSPPLAVSPAGAGKVGKKKAGARLWMRLDRWGVSETLHLDKGSIIRRAGLPPRDLRILGPVFSDSSSILAREKAMVINLEFIRAIVTADEILLLDPLTIDVIPFVEQLTHHLPLKNLVCGNGQPGGDDHGEKHDDSHGDQVPRLNEATGAEHELPFEFQVLELALETVCSSFDVNVSGLERRATPVLEELTKNVSTRNLDRVRTLKSDLTRLLAHVQKVRDEIEHLLDDNEDMAHLYLTRKQLQNQQVEALISSAASNSIVPGGTSLSRLNNSFRRSVSIATSMHLDNDVEDLEMLLEAYFMQLDGIRNRILSVREYIDDTEDYVNIQLDNQRNELIQLQLTLTIASFGIAVNTFIAGAFAMNIQSKLYSIDDGSFFWPFVGGTSSGCFMICIVLLWYARWKKLLGP, encoded by the exons atggggaGGCGATCCGGGGGGAGGAAGCTGCCCTTCTTCGCCTCGAACGCCTCCACGTCGTCCTCCACCAAGCGGACCCGctcggcgcgccgcctcccctcgcTCACCAGGCCGCGCGCGTCGAGCTCCCCATCCccggcgtcgccgtccccgccgccgccgtccgcgtcgcACCCCGCCCCTCCGTCCCCTCCCCTCGCCGTatctcccgccggcgccggtaaGGTCGGGAAGAAGAAGGCCGGGGCGCGCCTCTGGATGCGGCTCGACCGGTGGGGCGTCTCCGAAACCCTCCATCTCGACAAGGGCTCCATCATCCGACGCGCCGGCCTGCCGCCGCGGGACCTCCGGATCCTCGGCCCCGTCTTCTCCGACTCCTCCAGCATCCTCG CTAGAGAGAAGGCGATGGTGATCAACCTAGAATTCATCAGGGCGATCGTTACGGCCGATGAGATCCTTCTACTGGATCCTCTCACGATCGATGTGATCCCTTTTGTTGAGCAATTGACACATCATCTCCCTCTCAAGAACCTGGTGTGTGGGAATGGTCAACCTGGTGGTGATGACCATGGGGAAAAGCATGATGACTCGCATGGAGATCAGGTGCCCCGCCTTAACGAGGCCACCGGAGCAGAGCACGAGTTGCCATTTGAATTCCAGGTGCTGGAGCTCGCACTCGAGACCGTGTGCTCATCATTCGACGTTAACGTGTCTGGTCTTGAAAGGCGCGCCACTCCGGTACTTGAGGAACTGACCAAGAATGTCAGCACAAGGAATCTCGATCGTGTGCGAACTCTCAAGAGTGATCTTACCCGTTTGCTTGCCCATGTGCAGAAG GTCAGAGATGAAATAGAACATCTTCTGGATGATAATGAAGACATGGCACATCTGTATCTAACAAGGAAGCAATTACAAAACCAGCAAGTTGAGGCTTTAATATCATCGGCTGCTTCCAATAGCATTGTTCCTGGAGGAACAAGTCTGTCCAGGTTGAACAATAGTTTTCGGCGCAGCGTGAGCATCGCTACAAGCATGCATTTGGATAATGACGTGGAAGACCTAGAAATGTTGCTTGAGGCTTACTTCATGCAATTGGATGGAATTCGCAACAGAATTTTGTCG GTTCGAGAGTATATTGATGATACAGAAGACTATGTCAATATTCAACTTGACAACCAGCGTAATGAACTTATTCAGCTTCAGCTTACACTGACTATTGCATCCTTCGGCATAGCTGTCAACACCTTCATAGCTGGGGCTTTTGCGATGAACATCCAGAGCAAATTGTACAGCATTGATGATGGTAGCTTCTTTTGGCCATTTGTTGGGGGCACCTCATCGGGCTGCTTCATGATCTGCATCGTCTTATTATGGTATGCCCGGTGGAAGAAGTTGCTCGGTCCTTGA
- the LOC4349279 gene encoding zinc finger protein GIS2, which translates to MSSRSPPPKDRRIRTERTSYRDAPYRRDSRRGPSRFPNDLCNNCKRPGHFARDCPNVALCHACGLPGHIAAECSSKDLCWNCKEPGHMANSCPNEGICRNCGKSGHIARECSAPPMLPGEMRLCSNCYKPGHLAAECTNEKACNNCRKSGHLARNCPNEPVCNLCNVSGHLARECPKSDAINERGGPPPFRGGYSDVVCRACNQVGHMSRDCMAGAFMICHNCGGRGHMAYECPSGRLMDRFPPRRF; encoded by the exons ATGAGCAGCCGCAGCCCGCCACCAAAGGACCGCAGGATTCGTACTGAGCGTACCTCATACCGTGATGCGCCATACAGGAGAGACAGCCGCCGTGGTCCTAGCAG ATTTCCTAATGATTTGTGCAACAATTGTAAGCGTCCAGGACATTTTGCTAGAGATTGTCCAAATGTGGCTCTTTGCCATGCATGTGGGCTTCCAGG GCACATTGCAGCAGAGTGTTCTTCCAAAGATCTCTGCTGGAACTGCAAAGAACCTGGCCACATGGCTAACAGCTGCCCAAATGAAGGGATATGCCGCAACTGTGGCAAGTCGGGTCACATTGCAAGAGAATGCAGTGCTCCACCAATGCTGCCAGGTGAAATGAGGCTTTGCAGCAACTGCTACAAACCAGGGCACCTTGCTGCGGAATGCACCAATGAGAAGGCCTGCAACAACTGTAGGAAGAGTGGCCATCTTGCTCGTAACTGCCCTAACGAGCCCGTCTGCAACCTATGCAACGTGTCAGGACATTTGGCCCGAGAGTGCCCCAAATCTGATGCTATCAATGAGAGGGGTGGGCCTCCTCCCTTCCGTGGTGGATACAGTGATGTGGTCTGCCGTGCTTGCAATCAGGTTGGTCATATGAGCCGTGATTGCATGGCCGGTGCGTTCATGATCTGCCACAACTGCGGTGGTCGTGGTCACATGGCTTATGAGTGCCCATCTGGGAGGCTTATGGATCGGTTTCCCCCTCGCCGTTTTTGA
- the LOC4349282 gene encoding uncharacterized protein isoform X2, with the protein MEEAGDEEGEQGLRLGGVGDGADGEEEVARGVVAPQVLELSSSSSGEEGGSWEEEESQGSVEVTRGGGGDREARVSESRDSAEVNGGEAESQSLPGCPICMNAWTADGAHRVSCIPCGHVYGRSCLERWLLQCRKKPATCPQCGRRFKLNNIINLYAPEISVPNNDLEKQVLSLREKNESLEKQNQELVQEINEHKRQIILQQNFINESSLKRKKMADQSSHGTTDADSVASLTADDGHSSPCSFVLQNEFFLDGARVMGIDASSQIILTSGRAPGIGAEHVLTKGLQKIHLPSDTKAIRDICILPGGHVVFASLGKKLSLLSMTTESVVLHYDLPAPGWSCSGDQNSPNHIYAGLQNGMLLTFDIRQTVAPLHSMMGLSTHPVHTIHSVVDGGGSRKVISASSIGPCIWDVDGSRNRPDLLNGMENHGVCISLACNPPSSDLLVASFRPKVELSDDGTSQAGKSQSPTPSASGKLGCHALIRRTSNTSFARDQICRGNVSGLRMSKSAIIPFTGRSNQQHLFAYGDESLRGVRTWRLPSLQTFADLRPHRQPILDLRFAESSSTGERYLGCLSEDRLQVFRVR; encoded by the exons atggaggaggccggcgacgaggagggagaGCAGGGGCTTCGCCTCGGGGGAGTGGgggacggcgccgacggcgaggaggaggtggctcGAGGAGTGGTGGCGCCGCAGGTGCTCGAGCTGAGCTCGTCCAGCTCGGGCGAGGAGGGGGGCtcttgggaggaggaggagagccagGGATCTGTCGAGGTGACGAGAGGCGGGGGTGGAGATCGCGAGGCTAGGGTTTCCGAGAGCCGGGACAGCGCGGAGGtgaacggcggcgaggcggagagcCAGTCCCTTCCCGGCTGCCCCATTTGCATGAACGCGTGGACCGCGGATGGCGCGCATCGCGTAAG TTGCATTCCTTGTGGGCATGTCTATGGCAGATCTTGCTTAGAGAGATGGTTACTGCAGTGTCGGAAGAAACCTGCGACA TGTCCCCAATGTGGTAGGAGGTTTAAACTAAATAACATTATCAACCTCTATGCACCAGAGATTTCTGTTCCAAATAATGATCTTGAAAAG CAAGTATTGTCATTGAGGGAGAAAAATGAATCTCTTGAGAAGCAA AATCAAGAATTGGTCCAGGAGATAAATGAGCACAAG AGGCAGATTATACTGCAGCAAAATTTCATAAATGAATCAAGCTTAAAGAGAAAG aaaatggcagatcAATCATCACATGGAACAACAGATGCAGATTCAGTAGCATCTCTTACAGCAGATGATGGTCATAGCAGTCCTTGCAGTTTTGTTCTCCAG AACGAGTTTTTCCTTGATGGAGCTCGAGTCATGGGCATAGATGCATCGAGCCAGATTATACTCACTTCTGGCAGGGCACCTGGAATTGGTGCTGAACATGTCCTCACAAAG GGATTGCAGAAAATCCACCTTCCATCTGATACTAAAGCTATCAGGGATATCTGTATACTGCCTGGGGGTCATGTTGTTTTTGCATCACTAGGCAAGAAGTTGTCACTTTTAAG CATGACAACTGAAAGTGTCGTCCTTCATTATGATCTACCG GCTCCTGGCTGGTCCTGTTCAGGCGATCAAAATAGTCCGAATCACATATATGCTGGACTACAG AATGGCATGCTGTTGACCTTTGATATTCGCCAAACTGTTGCACCGTTGCATTCCATGATGGGTCTATCTACACACCCTGTTCATACGATCCACTCTGTTGTAGATGGCGGTGGTTCCAGGAAGGTCATTTCTGCATCTTCCATAGGACCCTGCATCTGGGATGTTGACGGGAGCAGAAACAG GCCAGATTTGCTAAATGGAATGGAAAACCACGGAGTCTGCATCTCTCTTGCGTGCAATCCTCCATCAAGTGATCTCCTAGTGGCTTCCTTCCGGCCAAAAGTTGAGCTGTCCGACGACGGCACATCTCAAGCCGGCAAATCACAGTCACCGACACCCTCTGCATCAGGGAAGCTAGGCTGCCATGCACTCATAAGGAGGACGAGCAACACGTCCTTCGCCAGAGACCAAATCTGCAGAGGCAATGTGAGTGGATTGCGAATGTCCAAATCCGCAATCATACCCTTCACCGGAAGAAGCAATCAGCAACATCTCTTCGCCTATGGCGACGAGTCGCTGCGCGGAGTCCGGACATGGCGGCTGCCTTCACTCCAGACGTTTGCTGATCTCAGGCCACACCGGCAACCGATCCTTGATCTGAGGTTTGCAGAGAGCTCGTCGACAGGGGAAAGGTACCTTGGATGCTTGAGCGAGGACAGGCTGCAGGTTTTCAGAGTAAGGTAG
- the LOC4349282 gene encoding uncharacterized protein isoform X1, whose protein sequence is MEEAGDEEGEQGLRLGGVGDGADGEEEVARGVVAPQVLELSSSSSGEEGGSWEEEESQGSVEVTRGGGGDREARVSESRDSAEVNGGEAESQSLPGCPICMNAWTADGAHRVSCIPCGHVYGRSCLERWLLQCRKKPATCPQCGRRFKLNNIINLYAPEISVPNNDLEKQVLSLREKNESLEKQNQELVQEINEHKRQIILQQNFINESSLKRKKMADQSSHGTTDADSVASLTADDGHSSPCSFVLQNEFFLDGARVMGIDASSQIILTSGRAPGIGAEHVLTKLSMSRQGLQKIHLPSDTKAIRDICILPGGHVVFASLGKKLSLLSMTTESVVLHYDLPAPGWSCSGDQNSPNHIYAGLQNGMLLTFDIRQTVAPLHSMMGLSTHPVHTIHSVVDGGGSRKVISASSIGPCIWDVDGSRNRPDLLNGMENHGVCISLACNPPSSDLLVASFRPKVELSDDGTSQAGKSQSPTPSASGKLGCHALIRRTSNTSFARDQICRGNVSGLRMSKSAIIPFTGRSNQQHLFAYGDESLRGVRTWRLPSLQTFADLRPHRQPILDLRFAESSSTGERYLGCLSEDRLQVFRVR, encoded by the exons atggaggaggccggcgacgaggagggagaGCAGGGGCTTCGCCTCGGGGGAGTGGgggacggcgccgacggcgaggaggaggtggctcGAGGAGTGGTGGCGCCGCAGGTGCTCGAGCTGAGCTCGTCCAGCTCGGGCGAGGAGGGGGGCtcttgggaggaggaggagagccagGGATCTGTCGAGGTGACGAGAGGCGGGGGTGGAGATCGCGAGGCTAGGGTTTCCGAGAGCCGGGACAGCGCGGAGGtgaacggcggcgaggcggagagcCAGTCCCTTCCCGGCTGCCCCATTTGCATGAACGCGTGGACCGCGGATGGCGCGCATCGCGTAAG TTGCATTCCTTGTGGGCATGTCTATGGCAGATCTTGCTTAGAGAGATGGTTACTGCAGTGTCGGAAGAAACCTGCGACA TGTCCCCAATGTGGTAGGAGGTTTAAACTAAATAACATTATCAACCTCTATGCACCAGAGATTTCTGTTCCAAATAATGATCTTGAAAAG CAAGTATTGTCATTGAGGGAGAAAAATGAATCTCTTGAGAAGCAA AATCAAGAATTGGTCCAGGAGATAAATGAGCACAAG AGGCAGATTATACTGCAGCAAAATTTCATAAATGAATCAAGCTTAAAGAGAAAG aaaatggcagatcAATCATCACATGGAACAACAGATGCAGATTCAGTAGCATCTCTTACAGCAGATGATGGTCATAGCAGTCCTTGCAGTTTTGTTCTCCAG AACGAGTTTTTCCTTGATGGAGCTCGAGTCATGGGCATAGATGCATCGAGCCAGATTATACTCACTTCTGGCAGGGCACCTGGAATTGGTGCTGAACATGTCCTCACAAAG CTCAGCATGTCTAGACAGGGATTGCAGAAAATCCACCTTCCATCTGATACTAAAGCTATCAGGGATATCTGTATACTGCCTGGGGGTCATGTTGTTTTTGCATCACTAGGCAAGAAGTTGTCACTTTTAAG CATGACAACTGAAAGTGTCGTCCTTCATTATGATCTACCG GCTCCTGGCTGGTCCTGTTCAGGCGATCAAAATAGTCCGAATCACATATATGCTGGACTACAG AATGGCATGCTGTTGACCTTTGATATTCGCCAAACTGTTGCACCGTTGCATTCCATGATGGGTCTATCTACACACCCTGTTCATACGATCCACTCTGTTGTAGATGGCGGTGGTTCCAGGAAGGTCATTTCTGCATCTTCCATAGGACCCTGCATCTGGGATGTTGACGGGAGCAGAAACAG GCCAGATTTGCTAAATGGAATGGAAAACCACGGAGTCTGCATCTCTCTTGCGTGCAATCCTCCATCAAGTGATCTCCTAGTGGCTTCCTTCCGGCCAAAAGTTGAGCTGTCCGACGACGGCACATCTCAAGCCGGCAAATCACAGTCACCGACACCCTCTGCATCAGGGAAGCTAGGCTGCCATGCACTCATAAGGAGGACGAGCAACACGTCCTTCGCCAGAGACCAAATCTGCAGAGGCAATGTGAGTGGATTGCGAATGTCCAAATCCGCAATCATACCCTTCACCGGAAGAAGCAATCAGCAACATCTCTTCGCCTATGGCGACGAGTCGCTGCGCGGAGTCCGGACATGGCGGCTGCCTTCACTCCAGACGTTTGCTGATCTCAGGCCACACCGGCAACCGATCCTTGATCTGAGGTTTGCAGAGAGCTCGTCGACAGGGGAAAGGTACCTTGGATGCTTGAGCGAGGACAGGCTGCAGGTTTTCAGAGTAAGGTAG
- the LOC4349278 gene encoding very-long-chain aldehyde decarbonylase GL1-10-like: MLPYATAAEAEAALGRAMTAAESLWFRYSAGIPDYVLFWHNILFLFVVFTLAPLPVALLELRAPAAVGPFKLQPKVRLSREEFFRCYRDVMRLFFLVIGPLQLVSYPTVKMVGIHTGLPLPSLGEMAAQLLVYFLVEDYLNYWIHRLLHGEWGYEKIHRVHHEFTAPIGFAAPYAHWAEVLILGIPSFVGPALAPGHMITFWLWIVLRQMEAIETHSGFDFPFNLTKYIPFYGGAEYHDYHHYVGRQSQSNFASVFTYCDYLYGTDKGYRYHKAYQAKMKALGQTEGEKADSNGLSYAKLD, encoded by the exons ATGCTGCCctacgcgacggcggcggaggcggaggcggcgctggggagggcgatgacggcggcggagtCGCTGTGGTTCAGGTACTCGGCGGGGATCCCGGACTACGTCCTCTTCTGGCACAACATCCTCTTCCTCTTCGTCGTCTTCACGCTCGCGCCGCTCCCCGTCGCGCTCCTCGAGCtccgcgcgccggccgccgtggggcCGTTCAAGCTGCAGCCCAAGGTGCGGCTCTCCCGGGAGGAGTTCTTCCGCTGCTACAGGGACGTCATGcgcctcttcttcctcgtcaTCGGCCCGCTCCAGCTCGTGTCCTACCCTACCGTCAAG ATGGTGGGAATCCACACAGGGCTGCCACTGCCGTCGCTGGGGGAGATGGCGGCGCAGCTGCTGGTGTACTTCCTGGTTGAGGACTACCTCAACTACTGGATCCATCGGTTGCTACATGGGGAGTGGGGCTATGAGAAGATCCACCGTGTCCACCATGAGTTCACGGCACCCATTGGATTCGCCGCGCCATATGCACACTGGGCTGAGGTGCTCATCCTCGGCATCCCCTCCTTTGTCGGGCCAGCGCTTGCACCTGGTCACATGATCACCTTCTGGCTCTGGATTGTACTCCGCCAGATGGAGGCCATAGAGACACACAGCGG CTTTGATTTCCCGTTCAACCTGACAAAGTATATTCCATTCTATGGAGGCGCAGAATACCATGATTATCATCACTATGTTGGACGCCAGAGTCAGAGCAATTTCGCTTCTGTTTTCACGTATTGTGATTATCTATATGGAACCGACAAA GGTTACAGATACCATAAGGCGTACCAAGCAAAG ATGAAGGCTCTGGGGCAAACGGAAGGCGAGAAAGCAGATAGCAATGGATTGAGCTACGCGAAGTTGGATTAA
- the LOC4349280 gene encoding uncharacterized protein: MALVGCSNGEAAAPAATWTPPYCTVVAADMSDFCYLSCPRCERALPDHADACAACTGRGGGGGPVPARVYRLRASVATHDRVVPVVLFDRAARVLVGCPADELARFFAAHAGAARAAEEALEGEVCRVAMRAFAKGAAERFRAVSVVPLRDGFRPLIDTLRELYCTADPTPATSPPPRLEVAESIFQF, encoded by the exons ATGGCTCTCGTCGGCTGCAgcaacggcgaggcggcggcgccggcggcgacgtggacgCCGCCGTACTGCACCGTCGTGGCGGCCGACATGTCCGACTTCTGCTACCTCTCCTGCCCGCGCTGCGAGCGGGCGCTCCCGGACCACGCCGACGCATGCGCCGCCTgcaccggccgcggcggcggcggaggcccggTGCCCGCGCGCGTCTACCGCCTGCGCGCCTCCGTGGCCACCCACGACCGCGTCGTGCCCGTCGTGCTATTCGACCGCGCGGCGCGCGTGCTGGTCGGCTGccccgccgacgagctcgcgcGCTTCTTCGCGGCGCACGCGggggccgcgcgcgccgcggaggAGGCCCTGGAGGGGGAGGTGTGCCGCGTGGCGATGCGCGCGTTCGCGAAGGGAGCCGCCGAGCGGTTCCGCGCCGTCTCCGTCGTGCCTCTCCGCGACGGGTTCCGCCCCCTCATCGACACCCTGAGGGAGCTGTACTGCACGGCTGATCCCACACCGGCGACGTCGCCACCTCCTCGCTTGGAG GTTGCAGAATCAATCTTCCAATTCTGA
- the LOC4349283 gene encoding arsenate reductase 2.1 produces the protein MCRFLISTPFSRRRGERKAEAGRMARSVSYVSAAKLLAMARSNPRVAIIDVRDEERSYQAHIGGSHHFSSRSFAARLPELARATGDKDTVVFHCALSKVRGPSCAKMFSDYLSETKEESGTKNIMVLERGFNGWELSGQPVCRCTDAPCKGTCSPEEPEL, from the exons ATGTGCAGATTCCTCATCAGTACGCCTTTCTCTcggaggagaggggaaaggaaggcggaggcggggaggaTGGCGCGGAGCGTGTCGTACGTGTCGGCGGCGAAGCTCCTGGCCATGGCGCGCAGCAACCCCCGCGTCGCCATCATCGACGTCAG GGACGAGGAGAGGAGCTACCAGGCGCACATCGGGGGGTCGCACCACTTCTCCAGCCGCAGCTTCGCGGCGCGGCTGCCGGAGCTCGCGCGTGCCACCGGCGACAAGGACACCGTCGTCTTCCACTGCGCCCTCAGCAAG GTGCGAGGTCCATCGTGTGCCAAGATGTTCTCCGACTATCTATCTGAGACCAAGGAAGAATCAGGAACAAAGAACATCATGGTGCTGGAACGTGGGTTCAATGGATGGGAGCTTTCGGGACAACCCGTTTGCCGGTGCACTGATGCCCCTTGCAAAGGCACATGCTCACCTGAAGAACCTGAGTTGTAA
- the LOC4349277 gene encoding uncharacterized LOC4349277 — MAMAAATPVLLLLRRSATILLPRSRSPRASACVLAPQRRRGRRWRLLRSSPPPEGVPGELMEEEEDSKFVPLNAEDPMYGPPALLLIGFEEGETNKVQEFLRELDGEFLKVIHCTEEMTKQTLWDAMHTEQPSIEAVKIAKSMPRICIFSGLTGEEMMMFINSYPETGLEPAAFAALVPNSADKILGEVIEEIMGDHEMLERISNEENLM; from the exons atggccATGGCCGCAGCCACCCccgtactcctcctcctccgccgttcCGCCACCATCTTACTCCCTCGATCTCGATCTCCGCGCGCCTCCGCTTGCGTCTTGGCGCCGcagcggaggagggggagaaggtGGCGGCTGCTCCgatcgtcgccgcctcccgaaG GGGTCCCCGGCGAActcatggaggaggaggaggactccAAGTTCGTGCCGCTGAACGCCGAGGATCCCATGTACGGACCGCCG GCGCTGTTGCTCATCGGATTCGAGGAAGGCGAAACCAACAAG GTTCAGGAGTTCCTGAGAGAGCTTGACGGAGAATTTCTCAAG GTGATTCATTGTACAGAAGAAATGACAAAGCAAACGTTGTGGGATGCCATGCACACTGAGCAACCTAGTATAGAAGCTGTCAAG ATTGCAAAGTCAATGCCAAGAATTTGTATATTTTCTGGCCTGACTGGTGAAGAGATGATGATGTTCATCAATTCCTACCCAGAAACTG GGTTGGAACCAGCTGCTTTTGCAGCACTTGTTCCTAACAGTGCAGACAAGATTCTTGGTGAGGTGATCGAGGAAATAATGGGTGACCACGAGATGCTG GAACGAATTAGCAATGAAGAGAATCTAATGTAG